One stretch of Rosistilla oblonga DNA includes these proteins:
- a CDS encoding formylglycine-generating enzyme family protein, whose translation MSLCLFALTSCVAIAADDSAKIKGFSTTQPEKGPFVAVEGGFMVPYTETIPGTEISFEMIPVPAGSYKMGSPASEKGHKEDESPQIMVNVDPMWVCKTEVRWIEYKEFMGMYKTFKEFVFRDMRKVTPENKVDAVTTPTELYEPSYTFEFGDDDDLPAVTMTQFAAKQFTKWLSKMTDTQYRIPTEAEWEWAARAGSTTAYSWGESADEIDQYAWYADNSPDGPSKVGLKKPNAFGLNDMLGNVAEWTIDAYLEDGYKVFEGKTVKASEAIKSIETADPRVVRGGSWEMEPEDVRCASRLYSVDEDWKMDDPNIPLSPWWFTSDPSRGVGMRLFRSWKPLSDEAMNKFWEIDSEDIEFDVMSRIEEGRGVLGLADPDLAEAAKAVRE comes from the coding sequence TTGTCCCTGTGCTTGTTTGCGTTGACAAGCTGCGTCGCCATCGCAGCCGATGACAGTGCAAAAATCAAAGGCTTCTCGACAACCCAGCCCGAGAAAGGGCCGTTTGTCGCAGTCGAAGGGGGCTTTATGGTCCCTTACACCGAGACGATCCCCGGCACCGAGATCAGCTTTGAAATGATCCCGGTCCCCGCAGGAAGCTACAAAATGGGCAGCCCAGCCAGCGAAAAGGGGCACAAAGAGGACGAAAGCCCGCAGATCATGGTCAATGTCGATCCGATGTGGGTCTGCAAGACCGAGGTCCGCTGGATCGAATACAAAGAGTTCATGGGAATGTACAAAACTTTCAAGGAGTTTGTTTTCCGCGACATGCGGAAGGTCACTCCGGAAAACAAAGTCGACGCGGTCACCACGCCGACCGAACTGTACGAGCCCAGCTACACCTTTGAATTTGGCGACGACGACGACCTGCCGGCTGTCACGATGACCCAATTCGCAGCCAAGCAATTCACCAAGTGGCTGTCGAAGATGACCGACACCCAGTACCGCATTCCGACCGAAGCGGAATGGGAATGGGCGGCTCGCGCCGGCAGCACCACCGCTTACAGCTGGGGCGAATCGGCCGACGAGATCGACCAATACGCTTGGTACGCCGACAATTCTCCCGATGGCCCGTCGAAGGTTGGACTGAAAAAGCCAAACGCTTTTGGCCTCAACGACATGCTGGGCAACGTGGCTGAATGGACAATCGACGCCTACCTGGAAGACGGCTACAAGGTTTTTGAAGGCAAAACCGTGAAGGCGTCCGAAGCGATCAAGTCGATCGAAACCGCTGACCCACGCGTCGTCCGCGGCGGCAGCTGGGAGATGGAGCCCGAAGACGTCCGCTGTGCTTCCCGTCTATACAGCGTCGACGAAGATTGGAAAATGGATGACCCGAACATTCCGCTGAGCCCATGGTGGTTCACCAGCGATCCATCGCGCGGCGTCGGCATGCGATTGTTCCGATCGTGGAAACCGCTGTCCGACGAAGCGATGAACAAGTTCTGGGAGATCGATTCCGAAGACATCGAATTCGACGTGATGTCTCGTATCGAAGAAGGCCGCGGCGTGCTGGGACTGGCCGACCCCGATTTGGCCGAAGCTGCTAAAGCGGTTCGCGAATAG